Proteins encoded by one window of Micromonospora coxensis:
- a CDS encoding NPCBM/NEW2 domain-containing protein yields the protein MTTATTGDTPPTSRSRLLPQGVGVIADVAAVAALLAGGGRPIVWAGSLGAVLAGSYLLVRRLGQPVDRTAVVGLAVAVVGAGIFGYALRPSPPAGPAQQTTTAPRSADPTTSVTGSPTPGAPTGSPAPGASEADTPAQTWLADLAAVDGGFGWRHGTATVNGKEHPRSVIGSTCSSANDDHESFNLGKRYSRFRATVGLAEDAPDDAHTRFRVLVDRKVLFQRDLRLGQTATVEIGVRNGLRLTLEVTNMETSSCGDTAVWGEAVLR from the coding sequence ATGACGACGGCGACGACGGGCGACACCCCGCCCACGTCCCGGTCCCGGCTGCTGCCGCAGGGCGTCGGCGTCATCGCCGACGTGGCGGCGGTGGCCGCGCTGCTGGCCGGCGGCGGCAGACCGATCGTCTGGGCGGGCAGCCTGGGCGCCGTCCTGGCCGGCAGCTACCTGCTGGTGCGCCGGCTGGGCCAGCCGGTCGACCGCACGGCGGTGGTGGGCCTGGCCGTCGCGGTCGTGGGCGCGGGGATCTTCGGGTACGCCCTGCGGCCCTCCCCACCGGCCGGCCCGGCCCAGCAGACGACGACCGCGCCCCGCTCGGCCGACCCGACGACGAGCGTGACGGGCAGCCCGACCCCCGGCGCGCCGACGGGCAGCCCTGCCCCGGGCGCGTCGGAGGCCGACACCCCGGCGCAGACCTGGCTGGCCGACCTGGCAGCCGTAGACGGTGGCTTCGGCTGGCGGCACGGCACGGCCACCGTCAATGGCAAGGAGCATCCGCGCAGCGTCATCGGCTCGACCTGCTCGTCGGCCAACGACGACCACGAGTCGTTCAACCTCGGCAAGCGTTACTCGCGGTTCCGGGCCACCGTCGGCCTGGCCGAAGACGCCCCGGACGACGCGCACACCCGCTTCCGGGTGCTCGTCGACCGCAAGGTGCTGTTCCAGCGTGACCTGCGCCTCGGACAGACCGCCACGGTGGAGATCGGGGTCCGCAACGGGCTACGGCTGACGCTGGAGGTCACCAACATGGAGACCAGCTCCTGCGGCGACACGGCCGTGTGGGGTGAGGCGGTCCTGCGGTAG
- a CDS encoding thymidine kinase, whose product MTDDAAATTPTCLARPLPGPDEGFTGCAAARGVDGRPLHAAALKFFWGPMDCGKSTMALQMNYNHARQGRRGLVTTRIDRSLGPQVTSRIGLAHSAVEVTDSLDLRTLVRDTWAEGVRVDYLICDEASFYNVEHVEQMAELVDSYDVDVYAFGLATDFRSCLFPAAQRLFELADEVARIQVEVLCWCGREGLLNARVVGGRVVREGAQVVIGDTVQTAEVRYQVLCRRHYRSGDLGPRA is encoded by the coding sequence GTGACCGACGACGCCGCCGCTACCACCCCGACCTGCCTGGCCCGCCCGCTCCCGGGCCCGGACGAGGGCTTCACCGGCTGCGCCGCCGCCCGGGGCGTCGACGGACGACCACTGCACGCCGCCGCGCTGAAGTTCTTCTGGGGGCCGATGGACTGCGGCAAGTCCACGATGGCGCTGCAGATGAACTACAACCACGCCCGGCAGGGCCGGCGCGGCCTGGTCACCACCCGCATCGACCGCTCCCTGGGCCCCCAGGTGACCAGCCGCATCGGGCTGGCCCACTCCGCCGTCGAGGTCACCGACTCGCTGGACCTGCGCACCCTGGTCCGCGACACCTGGGCCGAGGGGGTCCGGGTCGACTACCTGATCTGCGACGAGGCGTCCTTCTACAACGTCGAGCACGTCGAGCAGATGGCCGAACTGGTCGACAGCTACGACGTCGACGTGTACGCCTTCGGCCTGGCCACCGACTTCCGCTCCTGCCTCTTCCCCGCCGCGCAGCGGCTGTTCGAACTGGCCGACGAGGTGGCCCGCATCCAGGTCGAGGTGCTGTGCTGGTGCGGGCGGGAAGGGCTGCTCAACGCCCGGGTCGTCGGCGGACGGGTGGTCCGCGAGGGCGCGCAGGTCGTCATCGGCGACACCGTGCAGACCGCCGAGGTGCGCTACCAGGTGCTGTGCCGGCGGCACTACCGTTCCGGAGACCTCGGCCCGCGCGCCTGA
- a CDS encoding MFS transporter translates to MAETVTPAVDNPPPASTRRERTGWYVYDWANSAFQTTVITVFLGPFLTTVAELAAGCAIDADSCDGHVYPLGIKVAAGSYYPYLISLSVFLTVFVLPVVGAVADRSLHKKRLLAAAAFTGAGATIGFLFVTGERYLLGGALFLVANIAFGAAVVVYNSFLPQLGGPDERDAISSRGWAIGYLGGGLLLGLNLVAVTLLSEDGNPERTLDLARWSIVSAGVWWAAFTLVPLRWLREHPTAEALRGGGNVLTDGFRQLGRTLREIKAYPLTLFFLLAFLVYNDGIQTVITLASQYGTEELRLEQDTLIVTILLVQFLAFGGALTLGALARRIGAWKTVLLSLVLWTAVIVAAFRLPAEAPLPFMLLGGAIGLVLGGSQALSRSLFSQLIPAGKEGEYYGFYEISDKGTSWLGPLAFGLVFQLTSSYRVGLVSLLIFFVVGFALLAAVPIRRAIVAAGNTPPRVL, encoded by the coding sequence ATGGCCGAGACCGTCACCCCTGCGGTGGACAACCCCCCACCGGCGAGCACCCGCCGCGAACGCACCGGCTGGTACGTCTACGACTGGGCCAACTCGGCCTTCCAGACCACCGTCATCACGGTCTTCCTCGGCCCCTTCCTCACCACCGTCGCCGAACTGGCCGCCGGCTGCGCGATCGACGCCGACAGCTGCGACGGCCACGTGTACCCGCTCGGCATCAAGGTCGCCGCCGGCTCCTACTACCCGTACCTGATCTCCCTGTCGGTGTTCCTCACCGTCTTCGTGCTGCCCGTCGTCGGGGCCGTCGCCGACCGGTCGCTGCACAAGAAGCGGCTGCTGGCCGCCGCCGCGTTCACCGGCGCCGGCGCGACCATCGGCTTCCTGTTCGTCACCGGCGAGCGGTACCTGCTCGGCGGCGCGCTGTTCCTCGTGGCCAACATCGCCTTCGGCGCGGCGGTGGTCGTGTACAACTCGTTCCTGCCGCAGCTCGGCGGCCCCGACGAACGCGACGCGATCTCCAGCCGCGGCTGGGCCATCGGCTACCTCGGCGGCGGCCTGCTGCTGGGGTTGAACCTGGTCGCCGTCACCCTGCTCAGCGAGGACGGCAACCCGGAACGCACCCTGGACCTGGCCCGCTGGTCCATCGTCTCGGCCGGCGTGTGGTGGGCGGCGTTCACCCTGGTGCCGCTGCGCTGGCTGCGCGAGCACCCGACCGCCGAGGCGCTGCGCGGCGGCGGCAACGTGCTCACCGACGGGTTCCGCCAGCTCGGCCGCACCCTGCGCGAGATCAAGGCGTACCCGCTGACGCTGTTCTTCCTGCTCGCCTTCCTGGTCTACAACGACGGCATCCAGACCGTCATCACCCTGGCCAGCCAGTACGGCACCGAGGAACTGCGGCTGGAGCAGGACACCCTGATCGTGACGATCCTGCTGGTGCAGTTCCTCGCCTTCGGCGGCGCGCTCACCCTCGGCGCCCTGGCCCGGCGCATCGGCGCCTGGAAGACGGTGCTGCTGTCGCTGGTGCTGTGGACCGCGGTGATCGTCGCCGCGTTCCGGCTGCCCGCCGAGGCGCCCCTGCCGTTCATGCTGCTCGGCGGCGCGATCGGCCTGGTCCTCGGTGGCAGCCAGGCGCTGAGCCGGTCGCTGTTCAGCCAGCTCATTCCCGCCGGCAAGGAGGGCGAGTACTACGGCTTCTACGAGATCAGCGACAAGGGCACCAGCTGGCTCGGGCCGCTCGCCTTCGGCCTGGTGTTCCAGCTCACCTCCTCCTACCGGGTGGGCCTGGTCTCACTGCTGATCTTCTTCGTGGTCGGCTTCGCGCTGCTGGCCGCCGTGCCGATCCGGCGTGCCATCGTCGCCGCCGGCAACACCCCACCGCGGGTGCTGTAG
- a CDS encoding glycerophosphodiester phosphodiesterase translates to MPTRSGYLDAPGPLAFAHRGGAADGDENTAEAFARAVGLGYRYVETDVHATADGVAVVFHDATLHRVTGMPGRIADLRWADLASVRVGGAAVVPRLDEVLGAWPQVRFNIDVKADGAVAPTVATVSRAGADDRVLLASFSDARLVRLRALTRGRVATSLSMRGVARLRLASLHGWRLRLPESVVAAQVPPRYGRVPVVDRRFLAYCHRLGLQVHVWTIDEPAQMHDLLDLGVDGIMTDHVGVLRDVYRSRGHWAA, encoded by the coding sequence GTGCCGACCCGATCCGGTTACCTCGACGCGCCCGGGCCACTGGCCTTCGCCCACCGCGGCGGCGCCGCCGACGGCGACGAGAACACCGCCGAGGCGTTCGCCCGGGCGGTCGGGCTCGGCTACCGGTACGTGGAGACCGACGTGCACGCCACCGCCGACGGGGTGGCCGTCGTCTTCCACGACGCCACGCTGCACCGGGTCACCGGCATGCCGGGGCGCATCGCCGACCTGCGCTGGGCCGACCTGGCCTCGGTACGCGTCGGCGGCGCGGCGGTCGTCCCCCGCCTGGACGAGGTCCTGGGCGCCTGGCCGCAGGTCCGGTTCAACATCGACGTCAAGGCCGACGGCGCCGTCGCGCCCACGGTGGCCACGGTGAGCCGGGCCGGCGCCGACGACCGGGTGCTGCTGGCGTCGTTCAGCGACGCCCGGCTGGTCCGGCTGCGGGCGCTGACCCGGGGCCGGGTGGCCACCAGCCTGAGCATGCGCGGGGTGGCCCGGCTGCGGCTGGCCTCGCTGCACGGGTGGCGGCTGCGGCTGCCGGAGTCGGTGGTCGCCGCGCAGGTCCCGCCCCGCTACGGCCGGGTGCCGGTGGTGGACCGCCGGTTCCTCGCCTACTGCCACCGACTCGGGTTGCAGGTGCACGTCTGGACGATCGACGAACCCGCCCAGATGCACGACTTACTTGATCTTGGGGTGGATGGCATCATGACCGATCACGTCGGCGTGCTGCGCGACGTCTACCGCAGCCGCGGCCACTGGGCCGCCTGA
- a CDS encoding helix-turn-helix domain-containing protein: MGNDMYSVEQVADLLDLHVRTVRGYIRSGRLRAVRIGKQYRIAPADLDALLGRPQPPPAAVTTLEVSSIVQLDGVDRAAADRLATLVLAGVNTHRAGAGPLRVQTVHDEERQRMKIVLIGDARETAEVLHLLDAVLTDGNGLLAGEAHGG, encoded by the coding sequence ATGGGTAACGATATGTATTCGGTCGAGCAGGTGGCCGACCTGCTCGACCTGCACGTGCGCACGGTGCGCGGCTACATCCGCTCGGGTCGGCTGCGCGCGGTGCGCATCGGCAAGCAGTACCGCATCGCCCCGGCCGACCTCGACGCGCTGCTCGGCCGGCCGCAGCCGCCACCGGCCGCGGTGACCACGCTGGAGGTCTCCAGCATCGTGCAGCTCGACGGCGTCGACCGGGCGGCGGCCGACCGGCTGGCCACGCTCGTGCTGGCCGGCGTCAACACCCACCGGGCCGGGGCCGGCCCGCTACGGGTCCAGACCGTTCACGACGAGGAGCGACAGCGCATGAAGATCGTGTTGATCGGTGACGCCCGCGAGACGGCGGAGGTGCTGCACCTGCTCGACGCGGTGCTCACCGACGGCAACGGGCTGCTCGCGGGGGAGGCGCACGGTGGCTGA
- a CDS encoding DUF4180 domain-containing protein: MADVVQQRAGVTVLVCDPAGPPVATAADALDLIGAAFLGAQVVALPASRLDPDFFSLGTRFAGEVMQKFVNYRLRLAVVGDISAHLAASAALRALVHESNRADHVWFVPDLDALDVRLAAAPR; the protein is encoded by the coding sequence GTGGCTGACGTCGTGCAGCAGCGGGCCGGGGTCACCGTGCTGGTGTGCGATCCGGCCGGCCCGCCGGTGGCCACCGCGGCCGACGCGCTGGACCTGATCGGCGCGGCCTTCCTCGGCGCGCAGGTGGTGGCGCTGCCCGCGAGCCGGCTGGACCCCGACTTCTTCTCCCTCGGCACCCGCTTCGCCGGTGAGGTCATGCAGAAGTTCGTCAACTACCGGCTGCGCCTGGCCGTGGTCGGGGACATCTCCGCCCACCTCGCGGCCAGCGCGGCGCTGCGGGCGCTGGTGCACGAGTCGAACCGGGCCGACCACGTGTGGTTCGTCCCCGACCTCGACGCGCTCGACGTCCGGCTGGCCGCCGCGCCCCGCTGA
- a CDS encoding glycosyltransferase family 8 protein, giving the protein MTAIVLRIEVVVLDFALAFDATYAPHAAVVMSSVAAQTPGPLRFWLVAGDDVAERTRVGLARAAGPDATVCFLTVDPPQMRLPGSRNPDLSYLSPAMYLRLLIPPALPPEVDRLLYLDSDVLCTGSLAQLRDVDLAGTPVGAVRDAFTRRLIDAGGLPGIYQSRDLDAQAPYLNSGVLLIDVPRWKELDVTGKALDYVARHAHESRFPDQDALNYAVYGNWTRLSKRWNHMMAWRLDPGIGGNLTDAAILHFAGPVKPWQPSFPMGAHRQLYWSHRRRTDPAGIRRR; this is encoded by the coding sequence TTGACTGCCATCGTCCTCCGGATCGAGGTGGTAGTCCTGGACTTCGCGCTGGCCTTCGACGCCACCTACGCCCCCCACGCGGCAGTCGTGATGTCCAGCGTGGCCGCGCAGACGCCCGGCCCGCTGCGGTTCTGGCTGGTCGCCGGTGACGATGTCGCCGAGCGGACACGCGTCGGTCTGGCCCGGGCGGCCGGACCGGATGCCACGGTCTGCTTCCTGACGGTGGACCCGCCGCAGATGCGCCTGCCCGGCTCCCGCAACCCCGATCTGAGCTATCTCTCCCCCGCGATGTACCTGCGGCTGCTGATCCCCCCGGCGCTGCCACCCGAGGTGGACCGGCTGCTCTACCTGGACTCCGACGTGCTCTGCACCGGCTCGCTGGCGCAACTGCGCGACGTCGACCTGGCCGGCACCCCGGTCGGCGCGGTACGCGACGCGTTCACCCGCCGGCTCATCGACGCCGGCGGCCTACCGGGCATCTACCAGTCCCGTGACCTCGACGCCCAGGCCCCGTACCTCAACTCCGGTGTGCTGCTCATCGACGTGCCACGGTGGAAGGAACTCGACGTCACCGGCAAGGCCCTCGACTACGTCGCCCGCCACGCCCACGAGTCGCGCTTCCCGGACCAGGACGCCCTCAACTACGCCGTGTACGGCAACTGGACCCGGCTGTCCAAACGCTGGAACCACATGATGGCGTGGCGGCTCGACCCGGGTATCGGCGGGAACCTCACGGACGCGGCCATCCTCCACTTCGCCGGTCCGGTCAAGCCCTGGCAGCCCAGCTTCCCGATGGGCGCGCACCGGCAGCTGTACTGGAGCCACCGCCGTCGCACCGACCCGGCCGGCATCCGGCGCAGGTGA
- a CDS encoding lysophospholipid acyltransferase family protein — METLTAPWRPPLLWRAAQALARAAVALLARLEVTGDVPEHLRRGPLILAANHISPFDPIVLGAACRARGVAPRFMATGGLFRAPVLGTLMRHAGHLRVDRGTAAVHRALDDAAAAVAAGSVVLVYPEGRIGLDPGMWPERGKTGTARLALACGAPIIPVAQWGSHEVLPYRAPKGLLRGIARSLLRRPVIRVRFGDPIDLYDLAHGTPGAARQGTDRIIDAITATLVPLRPDEPERPRHVDPGRPVDTSRAHRRRPGG, encoded by the coding sequence ATGGAGACCCTGACCGCCCCGTGGCGGCCGCCGCTGCTCTGGCGCGCCGCCCAGGCCCTCGCCCGCGCCGCCGTCGCCCTGCTCGCCCGGCTGGAGGTCACCGGCGACGTGCCGGAGCACCTGCGCCGCGGGCCGCTGATCCTGGCCGCCAACCACATCAGCCCGTTCGACCCGATCGTCCTGGGCGCCGCCTGCCGCGCCCGGGGCGTCGCGCCCCGCTTCATGGCCACCGGCGGACTGTTCCGCGCCCCCGTGCTCGGTACGCTCATGCGCCACGCCGGGCACCTGCGCGTCGACCGGGGCACCGCCGCCGTGCACCGGGCCCTCGACGACGCCGCCGCGGCCGTCGCCGCCGGCTCGGTCGTGCTGGTCTACCCGGAGGGCCGCATCGGGTTGGACCCGGGCATGTGGCCCGAACGCGGCAAGACCGGCACCGCCCGCCTCGCCCTGGCCTGCGGCGCCCCGATCATCCCGGTCGCCCAGTGGGGCTCGCACGAGGTGCTGCCCTACCGGGCGCCCAAGGGGCTGCTGCGCGGCATCGCCCGGTCCCTGCTGCGCCGCCCCGTGATCCGGGTGCGCTTCGGCGACCCGATCGACCTGTACGACCTGGCCCACGGCACGCCCGGGGCGGCCCGGCAGGGCACCGACCGGATCATCGACGCGATCACCGCCACGCTGGTGCCGCTGCGCCCCGACGAGCCCGAGCGGCCCCGGCACGTCGACCCCGGCCGCCCGGTGGACACCAGCCGCGCGCACCGCCGCCGGCCGGGCGGTTGA
- a CDS encoding cytochrome ubiquinol oxidase subunit I yields the protein MDALDVARWQFGVTTVYHFLFVPLTIGLSILVAILQTLWHRTGNERYLKLTKFYGKLFLINFAMGVVTGIVQEFQFGMNWSDYSRFVGDIFGAPLAIEALVAFFLESTFIGLWIFGWDRLPKRLHLASIWAAAIGTNLSAYFILAANSFMQNPVGYRINPDTGRAELTDFLAVLTNKVALITFPHTLAGSFLVAGSLVVTVGLWHVMRNRDSADTGAYRFATKFGAWTVMVSTALVLVTGDIQGKIMTQVQPMKMAAAEGLYTTESPASFSVLTIGSLDGSREVFAIKIPYLLSYLGTGDPEGTVHGINDLQAQYASQYGAGSYTPIIPVTYWSFRFMIGFGLAAAAIALLVLWAQRKGRTPTSRWLLRAGLVLPVLPLLANSFGWIFTEMGRQPWIVFGEMLTRDGVSRSVSLTEVLTSFTAFTLIYATLAVIEFKLLVRYAKAGVPDLTPDPEPDDTDDDAERPLAFAY from the coding sequence GTGGACGCGTTGGACGTCGCCCGCTGGCAGTTCGGTGTCACCACCGTCTACCACTTCCTTTTCGTGCCACTGACCATCGGCCTGTCGATCCTGGTGGCGATCCTGCAGACCCTGTGGCACCGCACCGGCAACGAGCGGTACCTCAAACTCACCAAGTTCTACGGCAAACTCTTCCTGATCAACTTCGCGATGGGCGTGGTCACCGGCATCGTGCAGGAGTTCCAGTTCGGCATGAACTGGAGCGACTACTCCCGCTTCGTCGGCGACATCTTCGGCGCACCCCTGGCCATCGAGGCCCTCGTCGCGTTCTTCCTGGAGTCGACCTTCATCGGCCTGTGGATCTTCGGCTGGGACCGGCTGCCCAAACGGCTGCACCTGGCCAGCATCTGGGCCGCCGCGATCGGCACCAACCTGTCCGCCTACTTCATCCTCGCCGCGAACTCGTTCATGCAGAACCCCGTCGGCTACCGGATCAACCCCGACACCGGCCGCGCCGAGCTGACCGACTTCCTCGCCGTACTCACCAACAAGGTCGCGCTGATCACCTTCCCGCACACCCTGGCCGGCTCCTTCCTGGTCGCCGGCTCGCTGGTCGTCACCGTCGGGCTCTGGCACGTCATGCGCAACCGCGACAGCGCCGACACCGGCGCCTACCGCTTCGCCACCAAGTTCGGCGCCTGGACCGTCATGGTCTCCACCGCGCTGGTGCTCGTCACCGGCGACATCCAGGGCAAGATCATGACCCAGGTGCAGCCGATGAAGATGGCCGCCGCCGAGGGCCTCTACACCACCGAGAGCCCCGCCTCCTTCTCCGTGCTCACCATCGGCAGCCTCGACGGCAGCCGCGAGGTCTTCGCCATCAAGATCCCGTACCTGCTGTCGTACCTGGGCACCGGCGACCCCGAAGGCACCGTGCACGGCATCAACGACCTGCAGGCCCAGTACGCCAGCCAGTACGGCGCCGGCAGCTACACCCCGATCATCCCGGTCACCTACTGGAGCTTCCGCTTCATGATCGGCTTCGGGCTGGCCGCCGCCGCGATCGCCCTGCTCGTGCTCTGGGCCCAACGCAAGGGCCGCACCCCCACCAGCCGCTGGCTGCTGCGCGCCGGCCTGGTCCTGCCCGTGCTGCCCCTGCTGGCCAACTCCTTCGGCTGGATCTTCACCGAGATGGGCCGCCAACCCTGGATCGTCTTCGGCGAGATGCTCACCCGCGACGGCGTCTCCCGCAGCGTCTCCCTGACCGAGGTGCTCACCTCCTTCACCGCCTTCACCCTCATCTACGCCACCCTCGCCGTCATCGAGTTCAAACTGCTGGTCCGCTACGCCAAGGCCGGCGTCCCCGACCTCACCCCCGACCCCGAACCCGACGACACCGACGACGACGCCGAGCGCCCGCTCGCCTTCGCCTACTGA
- the cydB gene encoding cytochrome d ubiquinol oxidase subunit II, giving the protein MELTTIWFLLVAVLFTGYFILEGFDFGVGMLLPVLGRDDRERRVLINTIGPVWDGNEVWLITAGGAMFAAFPEWYATLFSGFYLPLLLILLALIARGVAFEYRHKRPEASWKRRWDAAIFWGSLLPAILWGVAFANILRGVPLDADHEYVGGLLDLLHPYALLGGVTTAALFLTHGAVFIALKTTGEVRDRAGALAVKLGLVAAVAAVAFLTWTLNIRSSAAAVVLAIGAALALLGGLAAARARREGWAFTGTAVAIALAVATLFAALFPNVLPSTLDAAGTLTATNAASTPYTLKIMTWVAVVFTPIVLAYQGWTYWVFRKRIGVVNIPQH; this is encoded by the coding sequence GTGGAACTGACCACCATCTGGTTTCTCCTCGTCGCCGTGCTCTTCACCGGCTACTTCATCCTCGAAGGCTTCGACTTCGGCGTCGGCATGCTGCTGCCCGTCCTCGGCCGCGACGACCGGGAACGCCGCGTCCTGATCAACACCATCGGCCCGGTCTGGGACGGCAACGAGGTCTGGCTCATCACCGCCGGCGGCGCCATGTTCGCCGCCTTCCCCGAGTGGTACGCCACCCTCTTCTCCGGCTTCTACCTGCCGCTACTGCTGATCCTGCTCGCCCTGATCGCCCGCGGCGTCGCCTTCGAGTACCGGCACAAGCGCCCCGAGGCGTCCTGGAAACGCCGCTGGGACGCGGCCATCTTCTGGGGCTCGCTGCTGCCGGCCATCCTGTGGGGCGTCGCCTTCGCCAACATCCTGCGCGGCGTGCCGCTGGACGCCGACCACGAGTACGTCGGCGGCCTGCTCGACCTGCTGCACCCGTACGCCCTGCTCGGCGGCGTGACCACCGCGGCGCTGTTCCTCACCCACGGCGCGGTGTTCATCGCCCTGAAGACCACCGGCGAGGTCCGCGACCGCGCCGGCGCCCTCGCCGTCAAGCTCGGCCTGGTCGCGGCGGTGGCCGCGGTGGCGTTCCTGACCTGGACGCTGAACATCCGCTCCAGCGCCGCCGCCGTGGTGCTCGCCATCGGCGCGGCCCTGGCCCTGCTCGGCGGCCTCGCCGCCGCCCGCGCCCGCCGCGAGGGATGGGCCTTCACCGGCACCGCCGTCGCGATCGCCCTGGCCGTGGCCACCCTGTTCGCGGCGCTGTTCCCCAACGTGCTGCCCTCGACCCTCGACGCGGCCGGCACGCTGACCGCCACCAACGCCGCCTCCACCCCCTACACCCTCAAGATCATGACCTGGGTGGCGGTGGTGTTCACCCCGATCGTGCTGGCCTACCAGGGCTGGACCTACTGGGTGTTCCGCAAGCGCATCGGGGTAGTGAACATCCCACAACACTGA
- a CDS encoding GNAT family N-acetyltransferase codes for MPVTVRELTDAELPDAWQLGRLAFGSDPQPPPAATTNRAGMTRYGAFDDTGRLLGKAVDLHHDQWWAGRPVAAADVAGVAVAPEARGRGVARALLRTLLHEAHDRGAAVSALFPTVSAPYRACGWEIAGTLRTVALPTATLPRHRPATHLTVRAGSPADLTAVTDLYDQVARHRCGMLTRRGPLHHTDDLPYDGLTLVEEHGRLVGYAGWNRGRGYDHRSVLTVDDILATTADAARELVGVLASWHSVAPTLRLTLLPGDALAAALPLENTREHDHDTWMHRPVDVTRAVRDRGWPPHVRGTVTFTLDDPLADWNTGTWQLDIADGAADLRRTDTDADLHLSVRGFALLYTGATTASAAAQAGLLHHRPDVAPHALDLLAAGGAAHLHDYF; via the coding sequence ATGCCCGTCACCGTCCGCGAACTCACCGACGCCGAACTCCCCGACGCCTGGCAACTCGGCCGGCTGGCCTTCGGCTCCGACCCGCAACCCCCACCGGCCGCCACCACCAACCGAGCCGGCATGACCCGCTACGGCGCCTTCGACGACACCGGACGGCTACTCGGCAAAGCCGTCGACCTGCACCACGACCAGTGGTGGGCCGGACGCCCGGTCGCCGCCGCCGACGTCGCCGGGGTCGCCGTCGCCCCCGAGGCCCGCGGCCGGGGCGTCGCCCGCGCCCTGCTGCGCACCCTGCTACACGAGGCCCACGACCGAGGCGCCGCCGTCAGCGCCCTGTTCCCCACCGTCAGCGCCCCCTACCGCGCCTGCGGCTGGGAGATCGCCGGCACCCTGCGCACCGTCGCCCTACCCACCGCCACGCTGCCCCGACACCGACCCGCCACCCACCTGACCGTCCGCGCCGGCAGCCCCGCCGACCTCACCGCCGTCACCGACCTCTACGACCAGGTCGCCCGACACCGCTGCGGCATGCTCACCCGACGCGGCCCCCTGCACCACACCGACGACCTGCCCTACGACGGACTCACCCTCGTCGAGGAGCACGGACGACTCGTCGGCTACGCCGGCTGGAACCGCGGCCGCGGCTACGACCACCGCAGCGTCCTCACCGTCGACGACATCCTGGCCACCACCGCCGACGCCGCCCGCGAACTCGTCGGCGTCCTCGCCAGCTGGCACAGCGTCGCCCCCACCCTGCGCCTGACCCTGCTGCCCGGCGACGCCCTCGCCGCCGCCCTGCCCCTGGAGAACACCCGCGAACACGACCACGACACCTGGATGCACCGCCCCGTCGACGTCACCCGCGCCGTGCGCGACCGCGGCTGGCCACCACACGTACGCGGCACCGTCACCTTCACCCTCGACGACCCGCTCGCCGACTGGAACACCGGCACCTGGCAACTCGACATCGCCGACGGCGCCGCCGACCTGCGCCGCACCGACACCGACGCCGACCTGCACCTGAGCGTGCGCGGCTTCGCCCTGCTCTACACCGGCGCCACCACCGCGTCCGCCGCCGCCCAGGCCGGCCTGCTGCACCACCGCCCCGACGTCGCACCACACGCCCTGGACCTGCTCGCCGCCGGGGGAGCGGCCCACCTGCACGACTACTTCTGA
- a CDS encoding peroxiredoxin, with protein sequence MVGGVGVGDVVEDFELPDETGAPRRLSEFLAAGPVVVFFYPAAMTRGCTAQSCHFRDLAAEFAAVGAQRVGISRDSVGRQAAFSRRHGFDYPLLSDVDGRVAAAFGVRRRLPLGALSTRRMTFVIGQDRRVLAVVHSELDMNAHADQALRALGG encoded by the coding sequence GTGGTGGGTGGTGTCGGTGTCGGTGACGTGGTCGAGGATTTCGAGTTGCCGGACGAGACGGGTGCGCCGCGTCGGTTGTCGGAGTTCCTGGCGGCGGGTCCGGTGGTGGTGTTCTTCTATCCGGCGGCGATGACGCGGGGGTGTACGGCGCAGAGTTGTCACTTCCGGGATCTGGCGGCGGAGTTCGCGGCGGTGGGCGCGCAGCGGGTGGGGATCAGTCGGGACTCGGTGGGGCGGCAGGCGGCGTTCTCCCGGCGGCACGGGTTCGACTATCCGCTGTTGTCGGATGTCGACGGGCGGGTGGCGGCGGCGTTCGGGGTGCGGCGGCGGTTGCCGTTGGGGGCGTTGAGCACGCGGCGGATGACGTTCGTGATCGGTCAGGATCGGCGGGTGCTGGCGGTGGTCCACAGTGAGCTGGACATGAACGCGCACGCGGATCAGGCGTTGCGGGCGCTCGGGGGTTGA